The following are encoded together in the Cyanobacterium aponinum PCC 10605 genome:
- a CDS encoding SRPBCC family protein, translating into MHQHIVEVNVACSVEEVYNLWQRVENVPRLMPLVKEVEIIKGSDDLSLWKFGLGFPLLTQWTSHITQRVPQKLIAWESVSGLKNRGCAEFFSTDKGCRLCLTVAFDLPGGVVGTLLKTVNIDRWLEANLVESLNRFQSLIEKEVLRQKGW; encoded by the coding sequence ATGCACCAGCATATAGTAGAGGTCAATGTAGCTTGTTCGGTAGAAGAAGTTTATAATCTTTGGCAAAGAGTTGAAAATGTTCCTCGTTTGATGCCTCTGGTGAAGGAAGTGGAGATTATAAAGGGTTCTGATGATTTATCGCTCTGGAAATTTGGTTTAGGATTTCCTTTGCTTACTCAGTGGACTTCACATATTACTCAACGTGTCCCTCAAAAGTTGATCGCTTGGGAATCTGTTTCTGGACTAAAAAACAGAGGTTGTGCCGAGTTTTTTTCTACGGATAAAGGCTGTCGTTTATGTCTTACCGTTGCCTTTGATTTACCCGGAGGAGTGGTTGGTACTTTACTTAAAACTGTTAATATAGATCGTTGGTTGGAAGCAAATCTTGTAGAAAGTTTGAACCGCTTTCAATCTCTAATTGAAAAAGAAGTTTTGCGACAAAAAGGTTGGTAG
- a CDS encoding P-II family nitrogen regulator — MSTSSVPKKTAVLVVMIGETVLQDPIIKLLKDLGVNGYTLSQAQGAGRHGSRRGDMAGYNTNIEIRTIVSQELSEAIFSGLTEYQSNHALIAFRQNVEALSGFEII, encoded by the coding sequence ATGTCAACCTCATCAGTGCCCAAAAAAACGGCTGTGCTGGTTGTTATGATCGGTGAAACCGTTTTACAAGACCCTATTATTAAATTACTAAAAGATTTGGGCGTTAATGGCTATACTTTAAGCCAAGCCCAGGGTGCAGGTCGTCATGGAAGTCGCAGAGGAGATATGGCAGGTTATAACACTAATATTGAGATTAGAACTATCGTATCCCAAGAATTATCTGAGGCTATCTTTTCTGGTTTGACAGAGTATCAATCGAATCATGCTTTAATTGCTTTCAGACAAAATGTAGAGGCTTTGAGTGGGTTTGAAATCATCTAA
- the rpoD gene encoding RNA polymerase sigma factor RpoD, with protein MTQAREILATISPVNDLEEMFDYNSSVSGREGELSEMIVEADSIGVADVSSKKSRKLSATPRRRGQSKKKPFTEDSIRVYLQEIGRIRLLRAEEEIELARQIADLLDLEYIRSTLIEHLGRVPTDEEWAIASDMPNMRQFNRRLHIGRKAKDKMVQSNLRLVVSIAKKYMNRGLSFQDLIQEGSLGLIRAAEKFDHEKGYKFSTYATWWIRQAITRAIADQSRTIRLPVHLYETISRIKKTTKMLSQKMGRKPTEEEIAEDMEMTIEKLRFIAKSAQLPISLETPIGKEEDSRLGDFIEADGETPEDEVSKNLLREDLENVLDSLSPRERDVLRLRYGLDDGRMKTLEEIGQIFNVTRERIRQIEAKALRKLRHPNRNSILKEYIR; from the coding sequence ATGACCCAAGCACGAGAAATTTTAGCAACTATCTCACCCGTTAATGATTTAGAAGAAATGTTTGATTATAATTCTTCTGTTTCTGGCAGAGAAGGAGAATTAAGTGAGATGATTGTCGAGGCTGATTCCATTGGTGTGGCAGATGTTAGTAGTAAGAAATCCCGCAAGTTATCTGCTACTCCCCGTCGTCGAGGTCAATCGAAGAAAAAGCCCTTTACGGAAGATTCTATTCGTGTTTACCTGCAAGAAATAGGTCGTATCAGGTTATTACGAGCCGAGGAGGAAATTGAGTTAGCCCGACAAATTGCTGATTTATTGGATCTTGAGTATATACGTTCTACTTTGATTGAACATTTGGGGCGTGTGCCAACGGATGAAGAATGGGCGATCGCATCTGATATGCCGAATATGCGTCAATTTAATCGTCGCTTACATATTGGACGTAAGGCAAAGGATAAGATGGTACAATCCAATTTGCGTTTAGTGGTATCTATCGCTAAAAAGTACATGAATCGGGGTTTATCTTTTCAGGATTTGATTCAGGAAGGTTCACTCGGTTTAATTCGCGCCGCCGAAAAATTTGACCACGAAAAAGGTTATAAATTCTCCACTTACGCCACATGGTGGATACGACAAGCAATTACAAGAGCGATCGCAGATCAATCCCGAACTATTCGTCTTCCAGTGCATCTTTACGAAACAATTTCTCGCATCAAAAAAACCACAAAGATGTTATCTCAGAAAATGGGACGCAAACCCACAGAGGAAGAAATTGCCGAAGATATGGAAATGACCATTGAAAAGTTACGCTTCATTGCAAAATCGGCACAATTACCCATTTCTCTGGAAACTCCCATTGGTAAGGAAGAAGACTCCCGTTTAGGAGATTTTATCGAGGCAGATGGAGAAACCCCAGAAGATGAAGTATCTAAAAATTTATTGAGAGAAGATTTAGAAAATGTGTTAGACTCCCTTAGTCCTCGAGAAAGAGACGTTTTAAGACTACGCTACGGCTTAGATGATGGCAGAATGAAGACTTTAGAGGAGATAGGGCAAATCTTCAATGTTACCCGTGAAAGAATCAGACAAATTGAAGCTAAGGCTTTGCGTAAGTTACGTCATCCTAATCGGAATAGTATTTTAAAAGAATATATCCGATAG